The following nucleotide sequence is from Oikeobacillus pervagus.
AAGGCGACTGTTCTGCCACGACAAGCAAGTGACAAGGTCCGAAAGAGGGCGGTTTTCCCCTCTGAAGGAGATTGACAGTTGACCTCGAGTGGCAAGGAGCCGTAGCTAGCCAAGAAAAGCGAAGGCGACTGTCCTGCCACGACAAGCAAGTGGCAAGATCCGAAAGAGGGCGATTTTCCCTCTGAAGGAGATTGACAGTTGACCTCGAGTGGCAAGGAGCCGTAGCTAGCCAAAAAAGTCCTTTCCATTTTATTAATGGAAAAGGACTTTTTTTTAATTCTATGAAGGATTTTTCATCTACTTAGCGAATAGTATAATTATCCGAATTGATTTTTTGTTATCGTTAAATCCTCTGCGAATTTTTCATGTGTTGCTTGGAATAATTTTTCAAACATTTCTCCTATTTCGTCCTCTAACACCCGAATTCCTTCCCCAGTAATTCCACCTTTTACACAGACTTTTTCTTGAAGAGTTGGCAATGTATAAATCTTTTTCTTTAATAATTCTCCTAAGCCAATTAACATTTCAGACGCGAGGATCGTTGCTTTGGTTTCGTCGATTTCAGTCTGATTAACGGCACCATTAATAAACTTCCTTGTTAAATAGCTAAAAAATGCAGGACCACAGCTTACAATATCTGATGCGACCCTCGTAATGTTTTCTTCGATTTCAATTGGAGTTGAAATCATCTTCATAGTTGTCCATAAATATTCCTTCCATTCCTTTTCGCAGCAGTTTCCAAAGGTAAACAATGTAATTCCTGATAAGGCACGATTTGTAATACTTGGAATCATCCTAATACAAGAACTTGAGACTACGGACTCTAATTGGTCAGTACTAATTGGACTTGTAATCGAGACAACACATTTTTGACGAGTGAAGAGCTGTTGATGCTGTTGTAATAATGGGTAGGATTGTTTCGGTTTTACACAGATGAAAATTAAATCACAAGTTTCAATTAATTCCCCATTACTTTGGCACACCGTGATTTGAGGGTAGTTTTTTTGATGTTGAACAGCTTTTTCTAATGTTCGATTGTAAATATATAAGCTTGAAGGGGGGATGGCTTTTGCTTCCAACAATGCCTCCATAATGATACTCCCCATATTTCCGGTACCAATGATTCCTATTTTCATACCTGTCCCCTCCTTTTGTGGGAATTCTCTTAAAA
It contains:
- the comER gene encoding late competence protein ComER: MKIGIIGTGNMGSIIMEALLEAKAIPPSSLYIYNRTLEKAVQHQKNYPQITVCQSNGELIETCDLIFICVKPKQSYPLLQQHQQLFTRQKCVVSITSPISTDQLESVVSSSCIRMIPSITNRALSGITLFTFGNCCEKEWKEYLWTTMKMISTPIEIEENITRVASDIVSCGPAFFSYLTRKFINGAVNQTEIDETKATILASEMLIGLGELLKKKIYTLPTLQEKVCVKGGITGEGIRVLEDEIGEMFEKLFQATHEKFAEDLTITKNQFG